Part of the Oscillibacter hominis genome is shown below.
CTTGGTCTTGTTGGGGACACCGGAGCCGGACTCGATGTTGCACTCCTTCTTGATCAGGACAGCCGCGGGAGGCGTCTTGGTGATGAAGGAGAAGGAGCGGTCGGCGTAGACCGTGATCACGACGGGGATGATCATACCCATGTCGTTCTTGGTGCGCTCGTTGAACTCCTTGGTAAAAGCAGCGATGTTGACGCCGTGCTGACCCAGGGCAGGGCCGACGGGGGGCGCGGGAGTTGCCTTGCCCGCGGGGATCT
Proteins encoded:
- the rplK gene encoding 50S ribosomal protein L11; the encoded protein is MAQKITGYVKLQIPAGKATPAPPVGPALGQHGVNIAAFTKEFNERTKNDMGMIIPVVITVYADRSFSFITKTPPAAVLIKKECNIESGSGVPNKTKVATISKASVQKIAELKMKDLNAASLEAAMSMVAGTARSMGVVVGD